From a region of the Roseivirga sp. 4D4 genome:
- a CDS encoding diaminopimelate epimerase: MVTINFHKYQGTGNDFVMIDNRDGHFDKSDLEMVSSLCDRRFGVGADGVILIEEAESADFEMIYYNPDGSQSLCGNGSRCAVMFARDLGMIQNDTSFLAIDGLHKAHIVDGLVHLLMHDVSVYENIGDDYLIDTGSPHYLTYVDSTESIDPVDAGREIRYSDRFSKEGVNVNFLEKVSDDELKIRTYERGVEGETFSCGTGCTAAALSLGLKTGVDHVKLNAIGGELKVSFKKDGERFKDIYLIGPAERVFGGQISL; encoded by the coding sequence GTGGTCACAATTAATTTTCACAAATATCAGGGAACCGGAAATGACTTCGTCATGATTGATAATCGTGATGGACACTTTGACAAATCTGATTTGGAAATGGTGTCCTCGCTTTGTGATCGCAGATTTGGTGTGGGTGCTGACGGTGTTATCCTCATAGAGGAGGCTGAAAGTGCAGACTTTGAAATGATATACTACAATCCTGATGGATCGCAATCCCTCTGTGGTAACGGTAGTCGCTGCGCTGTGATGTTTGCCAGAGACCTGGGAATGATTCAAAATGACACAAGCTTCCTGGCCATTGACGGACTTCACAAAGCACATATAGTGGACGGACTAGTGCATCTATTGATGCATGATGTATCCGTATATGAGAACATTGGAGACGACTACTTGATCGATACAGGCTCACCACACTATTTGACTTATGTGGATAGCACTGAGTCTATCGATCCAGTGGATGCAGGAAGAGAGATTCGTTATTCAGATCGCTTTTCTAAGGAGGGTGTCAATGTCAATTTTCTTGAGAAAGTGAGTGATGACGAATTGAAGATTCGCACTTATGAGAGAGGCGTGGAAGGAGAGACATTTTCATGCGGTACAGGCTGTACGGCAGCGGCCCTTTCATTGGGACTGAAAACTGGCGTTGATCACGTTAAACTCAATGCCATAGGAGGAGAACTAAAAGTGTCCTTTAAAAAGGACGGAGAGCGTTTTAAAGACATCTATCTTATTGGCCCGGCTGAAAGAGTTTTCGGTGGACAAATAAGCCTATAA
- a CDS encoding 2-oxoglutarate dehydrogenase E1 component, whose product MDNYTYLSNADPKAIDALYQQFKSDPSSVDEGWKKFFEGFEFAQEQFPMLPNGQSSSGTVTQSGIGNAKEVQVRNLIHAYRTRAHLRSKTNPVRERKDRKPILDLQYFNLSDADLDTEFLSGEEIGIGKATLRKIIETLKYIYEGTVGFEYMSVRDPEKLSWLREKIEKEALSFNPSTEQRKRILSKLNEAVVFENFLHTKYLGQKRFSLEGGETTIPALDAIINKGAELGLKEVMIGMAHRGRLNVLANIMGKTYEQIFNEFEGGATPDLTMGDGDVKYHLGFSSQVTATNGETVELKLAPNPSHLEAVNPVVEGFVRAKGDVEYDRDRSKVLPVLIHGDAAVAGQGIVYEVVQMSKLEGYNTGGTIHFVINNQVGFTTDFDDARSSIYSTDVAKMIDAPVLHVNGDDPEAVIFCVQFAVEYRQKFQRDIFVDMVCYRRHGHNESDEPKFTQPSLYNKISKHPNPREVYNKQLIEKGEVEAALAKNMDKEFRSTLQDRLNMVKQKPLPYTYQPLEEEWRNLRRSKPEDFEQSPATGISAENIEKVAKALTSVPDGFKPLKQIEKQLKQRNDMFFKDKMLNWAGGELLAYGSLLLDGKKVRLTGQDVQRGTFSHRHAVLRDMNTNQAHNSLDHVEGIEHKFEIYNSLLSEFGVMGFEFGYAMANPNALTIWEAQFGDFANGAQVMIDQFVSCSETKWQRMNGMVLLLPHGYEGQGPEHSNARPERYLQLSAEYNMVVANITTPSNFFHALRRQLTWEFRKPLVVMSPKSLLRHPKAVSPLDEFTSGGFKEVISDDNVTAKSVKKVILTSGKVYYDLLERKEKDKRKDIALIRIEQIQPFPVNQVNKILNKYKNAEYIWLQEEPENMGYWSFVQRAYKEQDLTLISRKASASPATGYAKVHAQEQEEIINKAFA is encoded by the coding sequence ATGGACAATTACACCTATTTAAGCAATGCCGATCCAAAAGCCATAGATGCTTTATATCAGCAATTTAAGTCTGACCCTTCGAGTGTTGATGAAGGCTGGAAAAAATTCTTTGAAGGCTTCGAGTTTGCTCAAGAGCAATTCCCAATGTTACCCAATGGACAGAGTTCTTCTGGAACTGTCACCCAAAGCGGTATCGGAAATGCAAAAGAAGTTCAGGTACGCAACTTAATCCACGCTTACCGTACAAGGGCTCACTTAAGGTCCAAAACCAACCCTGTCAGAGAAAGAAAAGACAGAAAGCCAATTCTCGATCTTCAATATTTCAATCTATCTGATGCTGATCTTGATACTGAATTTCTATCTGGAGAAGAGATCGGCATAGGCAAAGCTACCTTGCGTAAGATCATTGAGACGCTTAAGTACATCTATGAGGGTACTGTGGGCTTCGAATATATGTCTGTTCGAGACCCTGAGAAGCTTAGTTGGTTAAGAGAAAAAATTGAGAAGGAAGCGCTAAGTTTTAATCCATCGACAGAACAGAGAAAACGTATTCTTTCCAAGCTAAATGAAGCCGTTGTTTTCGAAAACTTCCTTCATACCAAGTACCTCGGTCAAAAGCGTTTCTCACTGGAAGGCGGTGAAACGACCATACCTGCTCTAGATGCAATCATTAACAAAGGAGCAGAATTGGGTCTTAAAGAAGTAATGATTGGGATGGCCCATAGGGGTAGGCTGAATGTACTTGCAAATATCATGGGCAAAACCTATGAGCAAATCTTCAACGAATTTGAAGGCGGGGCTACTCCAGATCTGACTATGGGAGATGGTGATGTCAAGTATCACTTGGGCTTTTCGAGTCAGGTGACCGCTACTAATGGCGAAACGGTTGAACTGAAATTGGCACCTAACCCATCTCACTTAGAAGCGGTTAATCCAGTAGTAGAGGGTTTTGTTCGTGCTAAAGGAGATGTTGAGTACGACAGGGATCGATCGAAAGTTCTCCCAGTCTTGATACATGGAGATGCTGCGGTGGCAGGGCAAGGTATTGTTTATGAGGTTGTTCAAATGAGCAAGCTTGAAGGCTACAATACCGGAGGAACAATCCACTTTGTTATCAATAATCAAGTCGGATTTACCACGGATTTTGACGATGCTAGATCAAGTATTTATTCCACGGACGTGGCCAAAATGATCGATGCACCTGTGCTACATGTGAATGGTGACGATCCGGAGGCGGTGATTTTCTGCGTTCAATTTGCCGTTGAGTATCGACAGAAATTCCAAAGAGACATTTTTGTGGATATGGTCTGCTATAGACGCCATGGACACAATGAAAGTGATGAACCTAAATTCACTCAACCTTCTCTTTATAATAAGATATCCAAGCATCCGAACCCACGTGAGGTTTATAATAAGCAACTCATTGAAAAAGGTGAGGTGGAGGCCGCATTGGCCAAAAACATGGACAAAGAGTTCAGGTCAACGCTTCAAGATCGGTTGAATATGGTCAAGCAAAAGCCTTTACCGTACACTTATCAACCTTTAGAAGAAGAGTGGAGAAATTTGAGAAGGTCAAAACCTGAAGACTTTGAACAATCTCCAGCAACAGGAATCTCAGCTGAAAACATTGAGAAAGTCGCTAAGGCACTTACCTCTGTTCCTGATGGCTTTAAGCCATTAAAGCAGATTGAGAAACAGCTGAAGCAAAGAAATGACATGTTCTTCAAGGACAAAATGTTGAACTGGGCTGGTGGTGAACTTTTGGCTTACGGATCCCTTCTTTTAGATGGTAAAAAAGTCCGCCTCACAGGTCAGGATGTTCAGCGTGGCACCTTCTCTCACAGACATGCGGTACTGCGTGATATGAATACTAATCAAGCGCATAACAGCCTTGATCATGTAGAGGGAATTGAACATAAGTTTGAAATCTATAACTCTCTATTATCTGAATTCGGTGTTATGGGATTCGAATTTGGTTATGCCATGGCCAATCCAAACGCCTTGACCATCTGGGAAGCACAATTTGGTGACTTTGCCAATGGTGCTCAGGTGATGATCGATCAATTCGTTTCGTGTTCAGAAACAAAGTGGCAGCGTATGAATGGCATGGTGCTGTTACTGCCTCATGGCTACGAAGGTCAAGGACCTGAGCATTCTAATGCACGGCCTGAACGATATCTTCAGCTTAGCGCTGAGTATAATATGGTAGTTGCCAATATTACCACCCCCTCTAACTTCTTCCACGCATTGAGAAGACAACTGACTTGGGAGTTCAGAAAACCACTTGTGGTTATGTCACCTAAATCTCTATTGAGGCACCCTAAAGCCGTTTCGCCTTTAGATGAATTTACTTCTGGTGGTTTTAAAGAAGTTATTAGCGATGATAATGTAACTGCAAAATCAGTCAAGAAAGTGATCCTTACTTCGGGTAAAGTCTACTACGACCTATTAGAACGTAAGGAAAAGGATAAAAGAAAGGACATTGCGCTCATCAGAATTGAGCAAATACAGCCTTTCCCTGTCAATCAGGTGAATAAAATACTGAACAAGTATAAAAACGCTGAATATATCTGGCTTCAAGAAGAACCTGAAAATATGGGTTATTGGAGTTTTGTACAGCGTGCATATAAAGAGCAAGACCTTACACTTATTTCCCGAAAAGCAAGTGCTTCACCTGCTACAGGATATGCCAAGGTTCACGCCCAAGAACAAGAAGAAATTATTAACAAAGCTTTCGCTTAA
- the odhB gene encoding 2-oxoglutarate dehydrogenase complex dihydrolipoyllysine-residue succinyltransferase — protein sequence MSLEIKVPAVGESITEVTIAQWFKQEGDHVEMDEVICELESDKATFELNAEAAGTLHIVAKEGDTLEIGEVICNIDESAAGAAPQEAAATTETSEPAPASSGPKATGEVKEMIVPTVGESITEVTISSWIKADGDYVELDEVIAEVDSDKATFELPAEANGILRIVAEEDSTIEIGALICKIEVMEGGAPAAAPAAESSPVAAVETSDNATYATGHASPAAAKILAEKGIDASNVKGTGKDGRITKEDAEKAQATPAKPAPAATPAKEEAPAPSVPGSRNESRERMSALRKTVAKRLVSVKNETAMLTTFNEVNMKPIMDLRKKYKERFKEKYEVGLGFMSFFTKAVTMAAQEWPAVNARIEENEIVYSDFVDVSIAVSAPKGLMVPVIRNAESMSFDQIEKEVVRLATKARDGKLTIDEMTGGTFTVTNGGIFGSMLSTPIINAPQSAILGMHNIVERPMAVNGEVQILPIMYVALSYDHRIVDGRESVSFLVRVKELLEDPTRLLLGI from the coding sequence ATGAGTTTGGAAATCAAAGTTCCTGCAGTTGGTGAATCGATCACAGAAGTGACCATTGCACAGTGGTTCAAGCAAGAAGGAGATCATGTCGAAATGGACGAGGTCATTTGTGAGCTTGAATCTGATAAAGCTACTTTCGAATTGAATGCGGAAGCAGCAGGCACCCTACATATAGTTGCTAAAGAAGGTGACACACTAGAAATCGGTGAAGTCATCTGTAACATAGACGAGTCAGCGGCTGGTGCAGCACCTCAGGAAGCTGCAGCGACCACAGAAACAAGTGAACCGGCACCAGCTTCTTCTGGGCCAAAAGCCACAGGCGAAGTCAAAGAAATGATTGTGCCTACAGTAGGTGAATCAATCACGGAAGTGACCATTTCAAGTTGGATAAAAGCCGATGGCGACTATGTAGAGCTTGACGAAGTTATTGCTGAAGTGGACTCAGATAAAGCCACATTCGAATTACCTGCTGAGGCAAATGGTATTTTGAGAATTGTTGCTGAGGAAGATTCTACCATAGAAATTGGTGCTTTGATCTGTAAGATCGAAGTGATGGAAGGAGGAGCTCCAGCAGCGGCCCCTGCCGCAGAAAGTAGTCCAGTTGCAGCAGTTGAGACTTCAGACAATGCCACATATGCTACAGGTCATGCTTCTCCTGCGGCAGCCAAGATATTGGCAGAAAAAGGAATAGATGCTTCAAATGTGAAAGGCACAGGCAAAGATGGTCGCATCACTAAAGAAGATGCCGAGAAAGCTCAGGCTACTCCAGCCAAGCCAGCTCCGGCTGCTACACCTGCCAAAGAAGAAGCACCTGCTCCAAGTGTACCTGGAAGTAGGAACGAAAGCAGAGAGCGCATGTCAGCACTTAGAAAGACTGTCGCTAAAAGACTTGTTTCAGTTAAGAATGAAACGGCCATGCTTACCACTTTCAACGAGGTGAACATGAAACCGATCATGGACCTAAGGAAGAAGTATAAAGAGAGGTTTAAGGAGAAGTATGAAGTAGGGTTAGGCTTTATGTCCTTCTTTACGAAAGCCGTGACCATGGCGGCTCAGGAATGGCCTGCTGTAAATGCACGCATCGAAGAGAATGAAATTGTTTATAGCGACTTTGTCGATGTATCAATTGCTGTTTCTGCTCCTAAGGGTTTAATGGTTCCGGTTATCAGGAATGCTGAATCGATGAGCTTCGATCAAATCGAAAAAGAAGTGGTAAGGCTAGCAACAAAAGCCAGAGACGGAAAACTTACGATTGACGAGATGACTGGTGGAACATTCACAGTAACCAATGGTGGTATTTTCGGTTCTATGCTATCTACCCCTATCATCAATGCTCCACAGTCTGCCATACTCGGTATGCACAACATTGTAGAGCGTCCAATGGCGGTTAATGGTGAGGTTCAAATCTTACCAATTATGTATGTAGCATTGTCATATGACCACAGAATTGTGGATGGCCGTGAGTCTGTAAGCTTCTTGGTAAGAGTGAAAGAACTGTTGGAAGATCCAACTCGATTATTACTTGGAATTTAA
- the secA gene encoding preprotein translocase subunit SecA, whose product MSILTKGISKLFGSKSDRDVKEVTPIVGEINAVYETLSGISDEELRGRTQAFKDRIATDLKEIDSEIAALQQRVEDEPDLDIQEKDNIFQSIDKLEEKRNEELEVVLKDILPDAFATVKETARRFKENGKLVVSANMMDRQLATTGDHIQIDGDTATWHNEWVAAGNLLKWEMLHYDVQLIGGIVLHNGKIAEMATGEGKTLVATLPAYLNALAGRGVHVVTVNDYLAKRDSEWMAPLFQFHGLSIDCVDKHQPNSEERRSAYRADITYGTNNEFGFDYLRDNMAREEKELVQRKHHYAMVDEVDSVLIDEARTPLIISGPVPRGDEHEFYELKPRIQKLVDAQRKICGQYLNDAKRLLKEGNEQEGGLALFRAFRGLPKYKPLIKFLSETGVRLTMQKTENFYLQDNQKNMPQADEPLYFTIDEKSNVVNLTEKGTELITGEGEDPNFFILTDIGEIVAKFEKDDSLSDEDKLKQKDEAIKDYSVKAQRIHTVNQLLKAFTMFERDTEYIVAENKVKIVDEQTGRVMDGRRYSDGLHQAIEAKENVKVEDATQTYATITLQNYFRMYHKLAGMTGTAETEAGEFWEIYELDTVVIPTNRPIQRDDRQDKVYKTVREKFNAVVEEIVELTGQGRPVLVGTTSVEISEVLSRMLNLKKIKHQVLNAKQHASEADVVAEAGKPGTVTIATNMAGRGTDIKLHPDSKAAGGLAIIGTERHESRRVDRQLRGRAGRQGDPGASQFFVSLEDNLMRLFGSDRVAKLMDRMGLKEGEMIQHSMITKSIERAQKKVEENNFGTRKRLLEYDDIMNQQRTVIYDRRRNALKGERLQLDIMNMLYDTCEDIVNNSKGSEDYDAFKLSCISTLGIDSKIDQDAFTRTDFNNLINDLYDEAFAAYQQKNKTIAESTLPLLKHIQKERGATVENILLPFTDGKRQIGVPVNLQKTIDTENAEMIKAMEKAITLGVIDLTWKEHLRDMDDLKQSVQNAVYEQKDPLLIYKFEAFELFKGFLSKVNEETMSFLSKAFIPTEDPNRVQEARSSKRQNFNESKAESQSALAGRQDTRNRPPVEKVAPIKSEKVFGRNDRVSVQYPDGSVKKDVKFKTVEADIMSNKCVVIDE is encoded by the coding sequence ATGAGCATTTTAACGAAGGGGATATCAAAGCTTTTCGGAAGTAAATCAGATCGAGATGTTAAGGAGGTAACTCCAATTGTTGGCGAGATCAATGCGGTTTACGAAACGCTTTCTGGTATCAGTGATGAAGAGCTAAGAGGTAGGACTCAAGCGTTCAAGGATCGTATAGCAACCGACCTAAAAGAAATTGATAGTGAAATAGCGGCCCTTCAACAACGCGTAGAAGATGAACCGGATCTCGATATCCAAGAGAAAGACAACATCTTCCAATCTATCGACAAGCTCGAAGAAAAGCGTAACGAAGAACTTGAAGTGGTTCTTAAAGACATACTTCCTGATGCCTTTGCTACCGTGAAAGAAACCGCCAGACGTTTCAAAGAAAACGGTAAGTTGGTTGTCAGTGCTAATATGATGGATCGCCAGTTAGCCACAACAGGTGATCATATTCAGATTGATGGAGATACAGCCACTTGGCATAATGAGTGGGTTGCGGCAGGTAACCTTTTGAAGTGGGAAATGCTTCACTATGATGTGCAATTGATTGGTGGTATTGTACTTCATAATGGTAAGATTGCGGAGATGGCTACAGGTGAGGGTAAGACCCTTGTGGCCACCTTACCAGCCTATCTAAATGCATTGGCTGGCAGAGGTGTTCATGTGGTCACAGTAAATGACTACCTGGCCAAGCGAGATTCAGAGTGGATGGCACCACTATTCCAATTCCATGGTCTTTCTATCGACTGTGTTGATAAGCACCAGCCAAACTCTGAGGAAAGAAGATCTGCCTACAGAGCCGACATTACCTACGGTACCAATAACGAATTCGGCTTTGACTACCTAAGAGACAACATGGCGCGTGAAGAGAAAGAATTGGTACAGCGCAAGCACCATTACGCTATGGTCGATGAGGTAGATTCTGTACTGATTGATGAAGCCAGAACTCCTCTAATCATTTCTGGGCCAGTGCCGCGAGGTGATGAGCACGAGTTCTACGAACTAAAACCACGGATTCAAAAATTAGTGGATGCCCAACGAAAGATTTGTGGTCAATACTTAAATGATGCTAAGAGGCTACTCAAAGAAGGTAATGAACAAGAAGGGGGACTAGCTCTATTCAGAGCGTTTAGAGGACTTCCGAAATACAAACCTTTGATTAAGTTTTTGAGTGAAACCGGGGTCAGATTGACTATGCAGAAGACAGAGAATTTCTATCTGCAAGACAATCAGAAAAACATGCCTCAGGCAGATGAGCCGTTGTACTTTACTATTGATGAGAAATCAAATGTGGTTAACCTCACTGAAAAAGGTACCGAACTTATTACCGGTGAAGGTGAAGATCCTAACTTTTTTATTCTAACAGATATTGGTGAGATAGTTGCCAAGTTTGAAAAGGACGACAGCCTGAGCGATGAAGACAAGCTGAAACAGAAGGATGAGGCGATAAAAGACTATAGTGTCAAGGCCCAGCGAATTCATACCGTAAATCAATTGCTCAAGGCATTTACCATGTTTGAGCGCGATACTGAATATATCGTTGCCGAGAATAAGGTGAAAATTGTCGATGAGCAGACAGGTCGTGTGATGGATGGCCGAAGGTACTCGGATGGTCTACACCAAGCGATTGAAGCGAAGGAAAATGTTAAGGTAGAAGACGCTACGCAAACCTATGCGACCATCACGCTGCAAAACTACTTCAGGATGTACCACAAATTGGCTGGTATGACAGGTACAGCAGAGACAGAGGCAGGAGAGTTTTGGGAAATCTATGAGTTGGACACCGTTGTGATTCCCACCAATAGACCAATTCAAAGAGATGATAGGCAAGACAAAGTTTATAAGACGGTTCGCGAAAAATTCAATGCAGTAGTTGAGGAAATTGTCGAGCTGACAGGACAAGGCCGTCCGGTCTTGGTGGGTACTACATCAGTTGAGATTTCTGAGGTACTCAGTAGAATGCTCAACTTGAAAAAGATTAAGCACCAGGTATTAAATGCAAAACAACATGCCAGCGAGGCTGATGTTGTTGCAGAGGCTGGTAAGCCAGGGACAGTGACCATAGCTACCAATATGGCAGGTCGTGGTACCGATATTAAGCTACACCCGGATTCTAAAGCTGCGGGTGGTCTTGCCATTATCGGTACTGAAAGACACGAATCGAGACGAGTCGACAGGCAGTTGAGAGGTCGTGCGGGACGTCAGGGAGACCCAGGAGCTTCACAGTTCTTTGTCTCTTTGGAAGATAACCTGATGCGTTTGTTTGGCTCAGATCGTGTTGCCAAGCTGATGGATAGAATGGGCTTGAAAGAGGGCGAAATGATTCAGCACTCTATGATTACTAAGTCTATCGAACGTGCTCAGAAAAAAGTAGAAGAGAACAACTTCGGTACACGTAAGCGCCTTCTCGAGTATGATGATATCATGAATCAGCAGCGTACTGTGATTTATGACAGACGTAGAAATGCCTTGAAAGGAGAGCGTCTCCAGTTGGATATCATGAACATGTTGTACGATACCTGTGAAGATATCGTCAACAACAGCAAAGGCTCTGAAGACTACGATGCTTTCAAGTTGAGTTGCATTAGTACATTAGGTATCGATTCTAAGATTGATCAGGATGCTTTTACAAGAACCGATTTCAACAATTTGATCAACGATTTGTATGATGAGGCATTCGCAGCCTATCAGCAAAAGAATAAGACCATTGCCGAATCAACGCTACCGCTCTTAAAGCACATTCAAAAAGAGCGCGGTGCTACGGTTGAGAATATCCTACTGCCATTTACTGATGGCAAGCGTCAAATCGGTGTTCCTGTAAACTTGCAGAAGACCATCGATACTGAAAACGCGGAGATGATAAAAGCCATGGAGAAGGCGATCACCTTAGGTGTGATTGACTTGACATGGAAAGAACACCTACGTGATATGGATGACTTGAAACAGTCAGTTCAAAATGCAGTCTACGAGCAGAAAGATCCTCTTTTGATCTATAAATTCGAGGCTTTTGAATTGTTCAAAGGTTTCCTTTCAAAGGTGAATGAAGAAACTATGTCCTTCTTGTCGAAGGCCTTTATTCCTACTGAAGATCCAAACCGTGTTCAGGAAGCCAGATCATCTAAGCGTCAGAACTTCAATGAGTCCAAAGCAGAATCTCAAAGTGCTTTGGCGGGAAGACAGGATACAAGAAATAGACCTCCGGTCGAAAAAGTCGCTCCAATCAAATCTGAGAAGGTTTTTGGAAGAAATGACAGGGTGTCAGTACAGTATCCAGACGGAAGTGTTAAAAAAGACGTTAAGTTTAAGACTGTAGAAGCAGATATCATGTCTAATAAGTGTGTGGTCATAGATGAATAG
- a CDS encoding 30S ribosomal protein S16 encodes MAVKIRLARRGRKKRAMYDVVIADARAPRDGRFIEKIGTYNPNTDPASINIDNDKAFDWVMKGAQPTDTVRAMLSYRGVMFRKHLQVGVDKGAISQEDADKKLAAWIEEKESKITGKTDQLAKAKADARKAKLEAEAKVSAARAEAIAAKNVVVEEVVEEETAEATETVEAEAPGVEEAPVEEAVAEEAPAVEEAPAEEADAEETPAVEEAPVEEVAAEAAPEVTETPAEEEAEAPAAEATEEAPKAEAEEAPAADASEEASEEEKA; translated from the coding sequence ATGGCTGTTAAAATCAGATTGGCCCGAAGAGGCCGCAAAAAAAGAGCGATGTACGATGTTGTCATCGCAGACGCTAGAGCACCACGTGATGGTCGCTTTATTGAGAAAATCGGAACCTACAATCCAAACACTGATCCTGCATCGATTAATATCGATAATGATAAGGCGTTTGATTGGGTAATGAAAGGTGCACAACCTACTGACACTGTTAGAGCAATGCTTTCTTATAGAGGCGTTATGTTCAGAAAACATTTGCAAGTAGGTGTGGATAAAGGCGCAATCTCGCAAGAAGATGCTGACAAGAAATTGGCTGCATGGATTGAAGAGAAAGAGTCTAAGATCACAGGCAAGACTGATCAGTTGGCTAAGGCTAAAGCTGATGCAAGAAAAGCTAAACTTGAAGCTGAGGCTAAAGTAAGTGCTGCAAGAGCAGAAGCAATTGCTGCTAAGAATGTGGTAGTAGAAGAGGTGGTTGAGGAAGAAACTGCTGAAGCTACTGAAACTGTTGAAGCGGAAGCTCCTGGGGTTGAAGAAGCACCAGTAGAAGAGGCCGTGGCTGAAGAAGCTCCTGCAGTTGAAGAGGCGCCAGCAGAAGAAGCTGATGCTGAAGAAACTCCAGCGGTTGAAGAGGCCCCAGTTGAGGAAGTAGCTGCAGAAGCTGCTCCTGAAGTAACTGAGACTCCTGCTGAAGAAGAGGCTGAAGCGCCTGCCGCTGAGGCTACTGAAGAAGCACCGAAAGCTGAAGCCGAAGAGGCACCAGCTGCTGATGCATCTGAAGAAGCTTCCGAAGAGGAAAAAGCTTAA
- the rimM gene encoding ribosome maturation factor RimM (Essential for efficient processing of 16S rRNA): protein MTIDDCYQLGYIVKTHGLKGEVQIYLDVDSPKEYQNLESVFVLQGQQLVPFFIESMSNLNGAKAIVGFEDIETLESAQALKGSELYLPLEALPKLSDKEFYLHEIIGFDLNDASTDSIVGKIENVIESGPQLLFSVLADKKVEVLIPYTEGLLVSLDREEKTISLNVPDGLIDIYLDGDED, encoded by the coding sequence ATGACGATTGACGACTGTTATCAATTAGGTTACATAGTCAAGACACATGGTTTAAAGGGTGAGGTTCAGATTTATCTGGATGTAGACTCTCCCAAGGAATATCAAAATTTGGAATCAGTTTTTGTTCTTCAAGGACAACAGCTGGTTCCTTTTTTCATTGAATCCATGAGTAACTTAAATGGTGCCAAAGCCATTGTGGGTTTTGAAGATATCGAAACCTTAGAAAGTGCTCAGGCCTTGAAGGGGAGTGAATTGTATCTGCCGTTAGAGGCACTACCGAAGCTTTCCGACAAAGAGTTCTATCTGCATGAGATCATTGGGTTTGACTTAAATGATGCATCAACCGACAGTATAGTTGGTAAGATTGAGAATGTCATCGAATCTGGGCCACAACTATTGTTCTCAGTATTGGCTGATAAGAAAGTTGAAGTTTTGATACCCTACACTGAGGGGCTATTGGTTTCGCTGGATCGGGAAGAGAAAACCATTTCCTTAAATGTCCCGGATGGTTTGATCGATATCTATTTAGATGGTGATGAGGATTGA
- the trmD gene encoding tRNA (guanosine(37)-N1)-methyltransferase TrmD — translation MRIDIITCLPKLLESPFSHSILQRAQDKGIVEVVVHDLRAYAVNKKKQLDDYAYGGGAGMVMLIEPIDKCISSLKEEREYDEVIYMTPDGETLNQQIANELSLKGNIIILCGHYKGVDERVRERFITREISIGDYVLSGGELGAAVLSDAIIRLIPGVLSDETSALTDSFQDNLLAPPVYTRPAEYKGMAVPEVLLSGHEKKIEEWRFQQSLERTKKRRPDLLDD, via the coding sequence ATGAGGATTGATATCATTACGTGCTTACCAAAACTGTTGGAGAGTCCATTTAGTCACTCCATACTTCAGCGTGCTCAAGACAAAGGAATTGTTGAGGTCGTTGTTCATGATTTGAGAGCTTACGCTGTCAATAAGAAGAAACAACTTGATGATTACGCCTATGGCGGAGGGGCTGGGATGGTTATGTTAATTGAGCCTATCGATAAATGTATCTCATCACTAAAGGAAGAGCGAGAGTATGATGAGGTGATCTACATGACCCCTGATGGTGAAACGCTAAACCAACAAATAGCAAATGAGCTATCCCTTAAGGGAAACATTATAATTCTTTGCGGTCATTATAAGGGAGTAGACGAAAGGGTTAGAGAGCGTTTTATTACCAGAGAGATCAGTATAGGAGATTACGTGTTGTCGGGAGGCGAGCTCGGAGCAGCAGTATTATCAGATGCAATCATCAGATTGATTCCGGGTGTGCTGTCTGATGAAACATCAGCCTTGACAGATTCTTTTCAAGACAATTTGTTAGCACCACCTGTTTATACGCGTCCTGCAGAATACAAAGGAATGGCTGTTCCTGAAGTGCTGCTTTCGGGCCATGAAAAGAAGATTGAAGAGTGGCGATTTCAACAATCGTTGGAAAGAACCAAAAAGAGACGTCCAGACCTGCTGGATGACTAA
- the rplS gene encoding 50S ribosomal protein L19 yields the protein MSDLIKFIEEESNERRASFPEFGAGDTVNVHVKIKEGTKERIQQFQGTVIQRKNPGSNGETFTVRKISGGVGVERIFPLLSPSLDKIEVLRRGKVRRARLYYLRGRQGKAARIKEKISR from the coding sequence ATGAGCGATCTTATCAAATTTATAGAGGAAGAAAGTAACGAGAGAAGAGCTTCTTTTCCTGAATTCGGTGCTGGTGATACGGTTAACGTTCACGTGAAGATTAAAGAAGGCACGAAGGAAAGAATCCAGCAGTTTCAAGGAACTGTTATCCAAAGAAAAAACCCAGGATCAAACGGTGAGACTTTCACTGTAAGAAAAATCTCTGGAGGTGTAGGTGTTGAAAGAATCTTCCCATTGCTTTCTCCAAGTCTTGACAAAATCGAGGTATTGAGAAGAGGTAAAGTAAGAAGAGCTAGACTTTACTACCTAAGAGGGCGTCAAGGTAAGGCTGCCAGAATCAAAGAGAAGATTTCTAGATAG